The following proteins are encoded in a genomic region of Alistipes shahii WAL 8301:
- a CDS encoding DUF2284 domain-containing protein, which produces MSIYTVENFTSDITVEGYIAEFRDEPHFLELCKQCTNYGKSWGCPPFDFDTESFLRQYKYAHLMATKIIPEDKDIPIEYTQKLILPERIRIESELLDMERKYGGRSFAYIGKCLHCSDNECTRNCGTPCRHPEKVRPSLEAFGFDIAKTLSELFNIELLWGKDGKLPEYLVLVSGFFHNEYELCNIAY; this is translated from the coding sequence ATGAGTATATACACTGTAGAAAATTTTACTTCAGACATCACTGTTGAAGGATATATCGCCGAATTCCGTGACGAACCACATTTTCTTGAACTTTGCAAACAATGTACCAATTACGGTAAAAGTTGGGGGTGTCCTCCATTTGATTTTGATACGGAATCGTTTCTCCGACAATACAAGTATGCACATCTTATGGCAACGAAGATAATCCCTGAAGACAAAGATATTCCGATTGAATATACACAAAAACTCATTTTACCGGAACGGATACGAATCGAGAGCGAATTATTGGATATGGAACGGAAATATGGAGGGCGTTCATTTGCCTATATAGGTAAATGTCTTCACTGCTCAGATAACGAGTGTACGCGTAACTGCGGCACACCATGCCGACACCCGGAAAAAGTGCGTCCGTCACTCGAAGCCTTCGGATTTGACATAGCCAAAACGCTTTCTGAACTTTTTAACATCGAACTTCTTTGGGGAAAGGATGGCAAATTACCTGAATATCTTGTTCTCGTAAGCGGATTTTTTCATAATGAATACGAACTTTGCAACATAGCATACTAA
- a CDS encoding ABC transporter ATP-binding protein, which produces MIELQHFSIGYKENSLLHEVNATIKKGQLTALIGRNGTGKSTLLRAIAGLNRCYSGKIILDGHDIACMKTEDMAKTLAVVTTERTRIANLRCKDVVAIGRAPYTNWIGRMQETDKEIVMQSLISVGMEAYANRTMDKMSDGECQRVMIARALAQDTPIILLDEPTSFLDMPNRYELVALLRRLVHDEKKCIMFSTHELDIALSMCDSIALLDTPNLSCLTASEMQKSGYIDRLFQNENIRFDSLCGTMILKQ; this is translated from the coding sequence ATGATAGAATTACAGCATTTTTCCATAGGTTACAAAGAAAACTCGTTGCTCCACGAGGTAAATGCCACGATAAAAAAAGGTCAACTGACAGCCCTTATCGGAAGAAACGGGACAGGAAAATCGACGTTGCTCCGCGCCATAGCCGGTCTGAACCGGTGTTATTCCGGAAAAATCATTCTCGACGGGCACGACATCGCCTGCATGAAAACCGAAGATATGGCAAAAACGCTGGCTGTCGTCACGACCGAGCGCACGCGCATCGCCAACCTGCGGTGCAAGGATGTCGTAGCCATAGGCCGTGCTCCTTATACCAACTGGATAGGTAGGATGCAAGAAACAGATAAGGAGATAGTCATGCAATCGCTCATTTCGGTGGGAATGGAGGCTTATGCAAACCGCACGATGGATAAAATGTCGGATGGCGAATGCCAGCGTGTGATGATTGCTCGTGCATTGGCACAGGATACTCCTATCATTCTCCTTGATGAACCGACTTCCTTTCTTGACATGCCTAATCGCTACGAACTTGTGGCGTTGCTTCGTAGGCTTGTCCACGACGAGAAAAAATGTATCATGTTCTCGACACATGAACTTGACATCGCGTTGTCCATGTGCGATTCGATAGCATTGTTAGATACCCCGAATTTAAGTTGCTTGACCGCGTCTGAAATGCAGAAAAGCGGATACATTGACAGACTTTTCCAAAATGAAAACATCCGTTTCGACTCCTTATGCGGTACAATGATTTTGAAACAATGA
- a CDS encoding FecCD family ABC transporter permease produces the protein MRSRSTILFSILITLTVGLFLLDLAVGAVNIPIRDVWAALTGGNCSRATEKIVLNIRLIKAIVALLAGAALSVSGLQMQTLFRNPLAGPYVLGISSGASLGVALVVLAGIGSSIGIAGAAWVGAAVVLLVITAVGQRIKDIMVILILGMMFSSGVGAVVQILQYLSKEESLKAFVIWTMGALGDVTSGQLLILVPSVFAGLLLAVLTIKPLNLLLFGEEYAVTMGLNIRRSRSLLFLSTTLLAGTITAFCGPIGFIGLAMPHVTRMLFQNSDHHVLLPGTILSGASILLLCDIISKIFTLPINAITALLGIPIVVWVVLRNKSITA, from the coding sequence ATGCGTTCCCGTTCGACTATATTATTCTCCATATTGATTACGCTCACGGTCGGTCTTTTTTTACTGGACTTGGCCGTGGGAGCTGTCAACATTCCGATCCGCGATGTATGGGCAGCACTGACCGGGGGAAATTGTTCCCGTGCCACGGAAAAAATCGTACTCAACATACGCCTCATAAAAGCTATAGTGGCACTGTTGGCCGGGGCTGCCTTATCGGTCAGCGGTCTTCAGATGCAGACCCTCTTCCGTAATCCTCTTGCCGGTCCCTATGTCCTTGGCATCAGTTCCGGTGCAAGTCTCGGTGTGGCACTTGTGGTACTTGCCGGGATCGGTTCATCAATAGGCATTGCCGGAGCAGCGTGGGTGGGTGCGGCTGTCGTGTTGCTCGTGATAACTGCCGTCGGACAGCGAATAAAAGACATCATGGTAATCCTGATTCTGGGCATGATGTTCTCATCGGGCGTAGGTGCTGTCGTGCAGATATTGCAGTACCTCAGCAAAGAGGAATCGCTGAAAGCCTTTGTCATTTGGACGATGGGGGCTTTGGGTGACGTCACCTCCGGACAACTTCTGATTCTTGTTCCATCGGTGTTTGCCGGACTGCTGTTGGCGGTACTGACCATCAAACCGCTTAACCTCCTGCTGTTCGGAGAGGAATATGCCGTAACAATGGGACTGAATATTCGGCGTTCACGCAGCCTGTTGTTTCTCTCGACAACGCTGCTCGCCGGAACGATAACCGCTTTTTGCGGTCCGATAGGTTTCATAGGTCTCGCTATGCCTCATGTCACAAGAATGCTTTTCCAAAATAGCGATCATCATGTCCTTCTGCCCGGAACAATTCTTTCGGGAGCATCGATATTGCTTCTTTGCGACATCATTTCTAAAATATTCACCTTGCCGATCAACGCCATTACAGCTCTATTGGGAATCCCAATCGTCGTATGGGTGGTTTTACGCAACAAATCCATCACCGCATGA
- a CDS encoding ABC transporter substrate-binding protein, protein MNALKNLSLILLLSLAFTGCHNKSSKINDFNLLLYAPEYASGFDIKGAGGKESVLITVRNPWQGADSVTTWLFIVRNGEEVPEGFAGQVLKGDAKRIVAMSSTHIAMLDAIGEVRCITGVSGIDYISNPDIQARRDSIGDVGYEGNINYELLLSLDPDLVLLYGVNGASAMESKLEELDIPFMYVGDYLEESPLGKAEWMVVLSEVTGKREKGEKAFAAIPVRYNALKKKVADSTLGTPSVMLNVPYGDSWFMPSTQSYVARLITDAGGRYIYQKNTGNASIPIDLEEAYLLASDADMWLNVGMANSLDDLKASCPKFTDTRCFKNGEVYNNNARTNTAGGNDYYESAVVNPDIVLRDLVKIFHPELVQEECVYYKQLK, encoded by the coding sequence ATGAACGCATTAAAGAATTTAAGCCTGATTTTGTTGCTTTCTCTGGCATTTACAGGCTGCCACAACAAAAGCTCAAAAATCAATGATTTCAACCTGCTGCTTTATGCTCCCGAATATGCCTCCGGCTTCGACATCAAAGGGGCGGGCGGGAAGGAAAGCGTACTGATAACCGTCAGGAATCCCTGGCAGGGAGCGGACAGTGTAACCACATGGCTGTTTATCGTCCGCAACGGTGAAGAGGTTCCCGAAGGGTTTGCAGGACAGGTACTCAAAGGAGACGCCAAACGCATCGTGGCGATGTCTTCCACTCATATCGCCATGCTTGACGCAATCGGTGAAGTCCGGTGTATAACCGGCGTTTCGGGAATCGACTACATTTCCAACCCAGACATCCAAGCCCGCCGCGACAGTATTGGTGATGTCGGCTATGAAGGGAACATCAACTACGAGTTGCTGCTCTCGCTCGATCCCGACCTCGTTCTGCTCTATGGGGTGAACGGCGCAAGCGCAATGGAAAGCAAACTCGAAGAACTCGACATACCGTTCATGTATGTCGGCGATTATCTTGAAGAGTCGCCTCTCGGCAAGGCCGAATGGATGGTAGTGCTTTCAGAAGTCACAGGAAAACGTGAGAAGGGTGAAAAAGCCTTTGCCGCAATCCCGGTCAGATACAACGCCTTGAAAAAGAAAGTGGCCGACAGTACCCTCGGCACTCCTTCGGTTATGCTTAATGTTCCCTATGGCGACTCGTGGTTCATGCCTTCAACCCAAAGTTATGTAGCCCGCTTGATTACTGATGCGGGAGGCCGCTATATCTACCAGAAGAACACGGGAAACGCTTCTATCCCCATTGACTTAGAAGAAGCATATCTGCTCGCGTCGGATGCGGACATGTGGCTGAACGTGGGAATGGCGAACTCCCTTGACGACTTGAAGGCATCATGTCCGAAATTCACCGATACCCGATGTTTCAAAAATGGAGAGGTGTATAACAACAACGCCCGTACCAACACAGCCGGGGGTAACGACTATTACGAGTCTGCCGTCGTGAATCCTGACATCGTGCTCCGCGACCTCGTGAAGATATTCCATCCTGAACTGGTGCAGGAAGAGTGTGTGTATTACAAGCAACTGAAATAG
- a CDS encoding TonB-dependent receptor plug domain-containing protein, with protein MKRHLILLFVGVSLPFLLAAQQKNSVSITKRVLRIPEVTVVGKRPMKDIGVQRTRFDSIAMKENIALSMADVLTFNSSVFVKNYGRATLSTVAFRGTSPSHTQVTWNGMRINNPMLGMTDFSTIPSYFIDDASLLHGTSSVNETGGGLGGLVRLSTSPANHEGFGLQYVQGVGSFSTFDEFLRLTYGDKHWQSSTRVVYSSSPNDYKYRNRDKKENIYDEDKNIIGSYYPTERNRSGAYKDLHVLQEIYYNTGEGDKFGLNAWYINSNRELAMLSTDYGNDMDFENRQREQTFRGVLSWDRVREKWKVGVKGGYIHTWMAYDYKRDKGNGEMASMTRSRSKINTFYGSADGDYAPSEKWLFTAGVSVHQHLVESADKNIISQEGNKAVVGYDKGRVEFSGSVSAKWRPVDRFAASLVLREDMFGTEWAPVIPAFFIDGVLSKKGNIVAKASISRNYRFPTLNDLYFLPGGNPDLKSEHGFTYDVGLSFSVGKENVYALSGGINWFDSHIDDWIIWLPTTKGFFSPRNLKKVHAYGAETNAHLDIMLGKDWKLDMNGTFSWTPSNNESEPMSPADQSVGKQLPYVPEFSATVTGRLSWRTWSLLYKWCYYSQRYTMSSNDYTLTGYLPPYFMNNVTLEKQLSFRWADLSLKGSINNLFDEEYLSVLSRPMPGINFEIFIGITPKFGKNKNSKR; from the coding sequence ATGAAAAGACATCTTATTCTATTGTTCGTGGGGGTAAGCCTGCCCTTTCTGCTTGCCGCCCAGCAGAAAAATTCCGTCAGCATTACCAAAAGGGTACTACGTATTCCGGAGGTTACGGTGGTGGGCAAACGACCTATGAAGGATATAGGCGTGCAACGAACCCGTTTCGATTCCATCGCCATGAAAGAGAACATCGCCTTGTCTATGGCCGATGTGCTGACATTCAACTCATCCGTTTTTGTCAAGAACTACGGACGCGCCACGTTATCCACCGTGGCTTTCCGGGGTACCTCTCCCTCGCATACCCAAGTGACGTGGAATGGTATGCGCATTAACAACCCGATGCTGGGCATGACGGATTTTTCCACCATCCCTTCTTACTTTATCGATGATGCCTCGCTGCTGCACGGAACGTCATCGGTAAACGAAACGGGCGGCGGCTTGGGTGGTCTGGTCAGGCTCTCCACTTCTCCGGCCAACCATGAAGGGTTCGGGTTGCAGTACGTGCAGGGAGTGGGGTCGTTCAGCACGTTCGACGAGTTTCTCCGCCTGACCTACGGTGACAAACACTGGCAGTCCTCCACCCGTGTGGTGTATTCCTCTTCCCCCAACGACTACAAATACCGAAACCGGGACAAGAAGGAAAACATCTATGACGAGGACAAGAACATCATCGGTTCCTATTACCCGACGGAACGCAACCGCAGCGGGGCTTATAAGGATCTGCACGTCTTGCAGGAAATTTATTATAACACGGGCGAAGGCGACAAGTTCGGGCTAAACGCCTGGTATATCAATTCCAACCGGGAACTGGCGATGCTCAGCACGGATTACGGGAACGACATGGACTTCGAGAACCGCCAAAGGGAGCAGACGTTTCGCGGCGTCCTCTCGTGGGATCGCGTGCGGGAGAAATGGAAGGTCGGTGTAAAAGGCGGCTATATACACACATGGATGGCCTATGATTACAAGCGGGACAAGGGAAACGGCGAAATGGCTTCGATGACCCGCTCACGCAGTAAGATTAACACGTTCTACGGAAGTGCGGACGGGGATTATGCTCCTTCAGAGAAATGGCTGTTCACGGCCGGTGTTTCCGTACACCAGCATTTGGTGGAAAGCGCGGACAAAAATATCATCTCGCAGGAAGGTAACAAGGCTGTTGTCGGGTATGACAAGGGACGTGTCGAGTTTTCCGGTTCCGTTTCTGCGAAATGGCGGCCTGTCGATCGTTTTGCCGCCTCGCTTGTCCTTCGCGAGGATATGTTCGGTACGGAATGGGCCCCGGTTATCCCGGCTTTCTTCATCGACGGGGTACTGTCGAAAAAAGGCAATATCGTGGCGAAAGCATCCATCTCCCGGAACTACCGTTTTCCCACGCTGAACGACCTCTATTTTCTGCCGGGCGGTAATCCCGACCTGAAAAGCGAGCACGGCTTCACATACGACGTGGGGTTGTCGTTCTCGGTGGGGAAAGAAAATGTATATGCTTTGAGCGGTGGTATCAACTGGTTCGATTCGCACATCGACGACTGGATCATCTGGCTACCCACAACCAAGGGATTCTTCTCCCCCAGAAACCTCAAAAAGGTACATGCTTACGGGGCAGAGACCAACGCCCACCTTGATATAATGCTCGGAAAGGACTGGAAACTGGATATGAACGGAACTTTCTCGTGGACTCCCTCGAACAACGAGAGCGAACCGATGAGTCCGGCAGACCAATCCGTCGGCAAACAGTTGCCATACGTGCCGGAGTTTTCCGCAACGGTGACCGGACGTCTGTCATGGCGGACATGGAGCCTGCTTTACAAATGGTGTTATTACAGCCAGCGTTATACCATGTCGAGTAATGACTATACCCTGACGGGCTATCTGCCCCCTTACTTCATGAATAACGTGACACTGGAAAAACAGCTCTCTTTCCGATGGGCCGATCTGTCGCTAAAGGGCAGCATCAACAACCTGTTCGATGAAGAATACCTTTCCGTATTGTCCCGTCCCATGCCGGGCATCAATTTCGAGATATTCATCGGCATAACACCCAAGTTCGGAAAAAACAAAAATAGTAAACGATAA
- a CDS encoding YncE family protein: MIRVLFFIRMTMSRTIQRICLFLFCLPVFGSCMKWDYGEMEDFSVSASGLFITNEGNFQYSNATLSYYDPATCEVENEVFYRANGFKLGDVAQSMVIRDGIGWIVVNNSHVIFAIDINTFKEVGRITGFTSPRYIHFLSDEKAYVTQIWDYRIFIINPKTYEITGYIECPDMDMESGSTEQMVQYGKYVYVNCWSYQNRILKIDTETDKVVDELTIGIQPTSLVMDKYNKMWTITDGGYEGSPYGYEAPSLYRIDAETFTVEKQFKFKLGDWPSEVQLNGTRDTLYWINNDIWRMPVEADRVPVRPFLEFRDTKYYGLTVNPNNGEVYVADAIDYQQQGIVYRYSPQGKLIDEFYVGIIPGAFCWK, encoded by the coding sequence ATGATTCGGGTACTCTTTTTTATCCGAATGACAATGAGCAGAACAATACAACGGATTTGCCTTTTTCTTTTCTGCCTGCCAGTTTTCGGCAGTTGCATGAAATGGGATTACGGAGAGATGGAAGATTTCTCTGTATCGGCCTCTGGTCTTTTCATTACCAACGAGGGGAATTTCCAGTACAGCAATGCCACGCTTTCCTACTACGATCCCGCCACGTGCGAAGTGGAGAATGAAGTGTTTTACCGTGCCAACGGGTTCAAGTTGGGCGATGTGGCCCAGTCTATGGTTATCCGGGACGGTATAGGCTGGATCGTGGTGAACAACTCGCATGTGATTTTCGCCATCGACATCAATACTTTCAAGGAAGTGGGCCGTATCACAGGTTTCACCTCACCCCGGTATATCCATTTTCTGTCGGATGAGAAAGCCTATGTGACGCAGATATGGGACTACCGTATCTTCATCATCAACCCCAAGACATACGAGATTACCGGCTATATCGAATGTCCAGACATGGACATGGAATCGGGTTCCACCGAACAAATGGTACAATACGGCAAGTACGTCTATGTGAACTGCTGGTCGTACCAGAACCGCATCCTGAAAATCGACACGGAGACGGACAAGGTCGTGGACGAACTGACCATCGGCATACAACCTACTTCGCTGGTCATGGACAAATACAACAAGATGTGGACCATCACGGATGGCGGTTACGAGGGCAGCCCATACGGTTACGAGGCACCGTCTCTCTATCGTATAGACGCCGAGACTTTCACCGTAGAGAAACAGTTCAAGTTTAAGCTGGGCGACTGGCCTTCGGAAGTCCAGCTCAACGGTACACGGGATACACTTTACTGGATCAACAACGATATTTGGCGAATGCCGGTGGAAGCCGACCGTGTTCCCGTCCGGCCTTTTCTGGAGTTTCGGGACACCAAATACTACGGCCTTACGGTCAATCCCAACAACGGGGAGGTATATGTGGCCGACGCTATTGATTACCAGCAACAAGGTATCGTGTATCGCTATTCGCCGCAAGGCAAGCTGATCGATGAATTTTACGTGGGAATCATTCCGGGAGCTTTCTGCTGGAAATAA
- a CDS encoding PKD-like domain-containing protein encodes MHRFHYFIISACMLFTSCNKDEVITEEVGGQPIIELDSETGIYTVKVDHELTIAPTYQNVEDALFAWTIDGTLVSSGPSLQRTWNECGDFYVKLRVDNAEGYAEEELKVEVKELTPPVISLALPSQGLKVVRNTDYTFTPDIQHSDVEGFKIEWVREGKIVSTENTYTFNEKELGVYTVTINASNIDGTTTKDVSVEVVETMPYVVKFPTPSYLQTSTDRYTFADRPVFLRPLLEYFDNPRFEWSVDGQVMEGEVERMFKFTPSAPGEYTVSCTVSEDTPTEKISRNIDKGKTAVTATVKVVCVDKKEQDGFRASGSSKLWNKVYEYTPAPGQFINETSTIGGMTGNETSPEAAVAWATQRLKDKLHVSLGSFGGYIIVGFDHSIPNSGNQYDFCVQGNAFDGSSEPGIVWVMQDINGNGLPDDEWYELKGSEAGKEETIQNFEVTYYRPEGKKMDVQWISSDGRNGWVDYLSAYHTQDYYYPAWISENSYTLTGTCLAARNTQDSQTGYWDNQSYDWGYVDNFGNDQIEGGSTVDGSGQRNGFKISNAIHADGTEANLQYIDFIKIQCGVLAKSGWLGEVSTEVFSFEDLTK; translated from the coding sequence ATGCATCGTTTTCACTATTTTATTATTTCTGCCTGTATGCTGTTCACCTCCTGCAACAAGGATGAAGTCATTACCGAAGAAGTAGGAGGACAACCTATAATAGAACTTGACAGCGAGACCGGTATTTACACTGTCAAGGTCGATCACGAATTGACTATCGCCCCGACATACCAGAATGTTGAAGATGCTCTTTTTGCTTGGACGATAGACGGTACGCTGGTTTCTTCGGGTCCGTCTCTTCAACGTACATGGAATGAATGCGGGGATTTTTATGTCAAACTAAGAGTAGACAATGCGGAAGGCTATGCCGAAGAGGAACTGAAAGTAGAAGTGAAAGAACTCACCCCTCCGGTCATCTCACTGGCACTACCTTCGCAGGGGCTAAAAGTCGTCCGGAATACCGATTACACATTTACTCCCGATATTCAGCATTCGGATGTCGAAGGGTTCAAAATCGAATGGGTACGGGAAGGAAAAATCGTTTCCACCGAGAATACTTATACTTTCAATGAAAAAGAACTCGGTGTTTATACGGTGACAATCAACGCTTCCAATATAGATGGGACAACAACGAAAGACGTAAGCGTAGAGGTCGTGGAAACGATGCCCTACGTTGTCAAATTCCCGACCCCGTCTTACCTGCAAACATCCACGGACAGGTACACTTTTGCCGACCGTCCTGTTTTCCTGCGTCCGTTGTTGGAGTATTTCGACAATCCCCGTTTTGAGTGGAGTGTGGACGGTCAGGTCATGGAAGGAGAAGTGGAACGCATGTTCAAGTTCACGCCGTCCGCACCCGGAGAATACACCGTCTCCTGTACTGTGTCGGAAGACACACCGACGGAAAAAATAAGCAGGAATATCGACAAAGGGAAAACGGCTGTCACTGCCACCGTAAAAGTCGTTTGTGTGGACAAAAAGGAACAAGACGGCTTCCGGGCTTCGGGAAGTTCCAAGCTCTGGAATAAAGTCTATGAATATACCCCAGCTCCCGGCCAATTTATCAACGAGACGAGCACGATAGGCGGTATGACCGGCAACGAAACATCCCCTGAAGCGGCTGTCGCATGGGCAACACAGCGTTTGAAAGACAAACTGCACGTCTCTTTAGGTTCTTTCGGGGGTTATATCATCGTCGGCTTCGACCACAGTATTCCCAATTCGGGTAACCAATATGATTTCTGTGTTCAGGGGAACGCCTTTGACGGCAGTTCCGAACCGGGTATCGTATGGGTCATGCAAGATATAAACGGAAACGGATTGCCGGATGACGAGTGGTACGAACTGAAAGGATCTGAAGCAGGCAAGGAAGAAACAATACAGAATTTTGAAGTGACCTATTACCGTCCGGAAGGCAAAAAAATGGATGTCCAATGGATCAGTTCCGACGGTAGAAACGGCTGGGTAGACTATCTGTCCGCTTATCATACACAAGACTATTATTATCCGGCTTGGATTTCGGAAAACAGTTATACCCTGACAGGCACTTGTCTGGCCGCCCGCAACACCCAAGATTCTCAAACCGGTTATTGGGATAATCAGAGTTATGACTGGGGGTACGTGGATAATTTCGGAAACGACCAGATAGAAGGCGGCAGTACGGTGGATGGAAGCGGACAAAGGAACGGTTTCAAAATTTCCAATGCCATCCATGCCGATGGAACGGAAGCCAATCTGCAATATATTGACTTTATCAAAATACAATGCGGTGTTCTGGCCAAAAGCGGCTGGCTGGGCGAAGTTTCTACGGAGGTATTTTCTTTTGAGGATCTAACCAAATAA
- a CDS encoding DUF4465 domain-containing protein: protein MKRKLRFLAGACLFTATALFSGCSSDDDFLMDPVDSGTSQTRAVTNPDGTLTITFDDFDPGMLAGPTSAGENLYSYQGYPQVTTIYDNTPEEYLFLSMFNTVGGSTEYSSGGIALSNWNIRSNQSGNTGDWWYSYLNQCSVYNTAVEAEGQNKEAGHSGSNFGVVYGYVDAYNQAWMAKPEFYFNVPRKLVGLWICNTSYTYGVITYGNQFGSTGVATPLKEMKGYFQVNLECYDANGGLIRTYKRLLADYRNGQQQVDPITTWDYWEINAEGVQSVKFNFEGSDSGAYGLNTPAYICIDDITIQ from the coding sequence ATGAAAAGAAAATTACGCTTTCTGGCAGGTGCCTGTCTATTTACCGCAACCGCCTTGTTCTCTGGCTGTAGTTCGGACGATGACTTTTTGATGGACCCGGTTGATTCCGGAACTTCGCAAACCCGTGCTGTGACAAATCCGGACGGTACTTTAACTATCACTTTCGATGATTTCGATCCCGGCATGTTAGCAGGACCTACCTCGGCCGGAGAAAATCTTTATTCGTACCAAGGGTATCCTCAAGTAACCACCATTTACGACAATACTCCGGAAGAATATCTCTTCCTTTCAATGTTTAATACTGTAGGTGGAAGCACAGAGTATTCCAGCGGCGGCATCGCACTTTCCAACTGGAACATCCGCTCCAATCAGTCGGGAAATACCGGAGACTGGTGGTATTCTTATCTAAACCAATGTTCTGTCTATAACACTGCGGTGGAAGCGGAAGGACAGAATAAGGAAGCCGGGCACAGCGGTTCCAATTTCGGTGTCGTTTACGGATATGTGGATGCTTACAATCAGGCATGGATGGCTAAACCAGAATTTTATTTCAATGTTCCCCGGAAATTGGTCGGCCTGTGGATCTGCAACACCTCATACACTTATGGTGTCATTACTTATGGTAATCAGTTCGGTTCTACGGGGGTAGCGACTCCTCTGAAAGAGATGAAAGGGTATTTCCAAGTGAATCTGGAATGTTATGATGCGAATGGCGGTCTGATCCGCACTTACAAACGTCTTTTAGCCGATTATCGTAACGGCCAACAACAGGTTGATCCTATCACGACATGGGATTATTGGGAAATCAATGCCGAAGGGGTGCAAAGTGTGAAATTCAACTTCGAGGGTTCGGATTCGGGAGCATACGGTTTGAATACTCCGGCTTATATCTGTATTGATGATATCACCATACAATAA
- a CDS encoding phage integrase SAM-like domain-containing protein → MGRITINGTQAGFSCKKEVSLALWDVKTNRAKGKSEEARTLNQELDNIKAQITRHYQYICDHDSFVTAKKVYNRYVGFSEECHTLMNLFREQLEPYKKKIGIEKAESTYCGLVADYKSLLLFMKSKKNAEDIVIEELEKSFIEDYYNWMLGTCALANSTVFGRVNTLKWLMYIAQEKGWIRVHPFASFECMPEYKRRSFLSEEELQRIIHIEPRYKRQRAMRDMFLFMCFTGLSYVDLKAITYDNIHTDSDGGTWLMGNRIKTGVAYVVKLLPIAIELIEKYRGTDEKKDSPNVSFR, encoded by the coding sequence ATGGGCCGTATCACCATCAATGGAACCCAAGCCGGTTTCAGTTGTAAGAAAGAAGTGTCCCTCGCTTTGTGGGACGTCAAAACCAACCGGGCCAAAGGCAAGTCCGAGGAGGCCCGTACACTCAATCAGGAGCTTGACAATATCAAGGCGCAAATCACCAGGCACTACCAGTACATCTGCGACCACGACAGTTTTGTTACAGCCAAGAAAGTCTATAACCGCTATGTCGGCTTCTCAGAGGAATGCCACACCCTTATGAACCTTTTCAGGGAACAGCTGGAACCGTATAAAAAGAAAATCGGCATAGAGAAAGCCGAAAGCACCTACTGCGGTCTGGTTGCCGATTACAAGAGTCTCCTGCTTTTCATGAAAAGCAAGAAGAATGCAGAGGATATTGTCATCGAAGAACTTGAGAAATCATTCATCGAGGATTACTACAACTGGATGCTCGGTACATGCGCTTTGGCAAACTCCACTGTCTTCGGGCGTGTCAATACCTTGAAGTGGCTGATGTATATCGCGCAGGAAAAAGGCTGGATACGGGTTCATCCGTTCGCATCATTCGAGTGTATGCCCGAATACAAGAGGCGTTCTTTCCTTTCCGAAGAGGAACTGCAAAGGATAATCCATATAGAACCGAGATACAAACGCCAGCGTGCCATGCGCGACATGTTCCTGTTCATGTGCTTCACCGGTCTTTCCTATGTGGACTTGAAAGCCATAACATACGATAATATCCATACCGACTCCGACGGCGGTACATGGCTGATGGGTAACCGTATAAAAACGGGAGTGGCGTATGTCGTAAAATTATTGCCCATTGCTATCGAACTGATTGAAAAATATAGGGGTACGGATGAAAAGAAAGACTCCCCGAATGTGTCTTTCCGGTAG